One uncultured Methanobrevibacter sp. genomic window, AAGAAACCCATATCGAATGATTAAAATAGCAACACTTCAAAAGATTAATTCAATAACTAATATGCAGGTGATTACAATTTCACTAAAAGACTTTAGACATTCACTCGAAGACAATACCGAAAAACTGTTATATGCAAGCAGATGGGTTCTCTCACCTATGTATATTCTGCTGATTGTGGTGCTTATCTTAATACTCATTAAGTTTGTAGGGGATGTGACCCGTTTCATTTCAATTATGGGTACACTGACAGACAATGAATGGATAGTTCAGGTTTTGGAACTTCTGGATTTGACTTTGGTGGCAAATCTGGTTTTGATTGTTGCATTTTCAGGATATGAGAATTTCATATCAAAAATTGATGTGGCAGACTCCCATATCGACCGCCCTTCATGGATGGGTAGGCTTGACTTTTCAGGACTTAAACTTAAGATTATCGGTTCTGTTGTTGCAATATCCCTTATAGAACTGCTGCAGGACTTTTTGAATACAACATCAAACATTGACCCGAATGTTGAATTTTGGAGAATTGCCCTTCATTTAACATTTGTTGCAACTGGCCTTGTATTTGCGGGAATGGAGATACTGTCCGAAAAAAGACATGAAATGAAAAACAAGGATCAATTTTCAGAGCTTGAAAATGATTTTTAATTTGCAGATTTAATCTGCAAAGATTTAAATTTTAAAATGAAAATAAAAAAAATAGAATAGAGGATTATTCCTCTGAATTAATACCTTTTTCAGCTAAAAATTCATTCTGAACCTTTACAACCTCAGCACTGCTGTCAGCTTCACTGTAGGCCTCAAGCAAATCATGATTCAATTCCAAAAAAGTATGACCCCATTTAAAGCCGTTCATCAAATCACGTGCTTCATCCTTAAAGCGGGTAATGTAAAGTGTTGCAGAAACCGCCTCAACTGTAGAGAGAATACATGCCTTTCCGTAGTTTACAGGATTTGTAGCAATGAGAAACGGCAGTGAGCGGTGGTATTTTGAAAGTGAAAAGAATTTTTTAGAACTTGACACTTCATTCCATGAACAGTCAAGCCCTACAATTCCTCTTCTGTGGACATATCTGTAGTCTTCATAGGATACAGCTTTTTCAGCATACGGATTTAAAACAATTGCTCCGGAAGGAACCTTATTGATATTATAGACCAATCGGCACTTTCCCATCTTGTCCATTTTGATTGAAGTGCATTTCTTCCTGTCGCATTCATCCGCATGAAAAACTGTAATCTTTACCATACTAACCTTCTAAAGCAGTTCTGTTTCCTGCTTTGTATTGATGAATAAGATCCATCTGCTGTGCAAATTCATCTTCAGTAAGTCCGAATTCCTCGTTGATTTTAGGAACATTTTTACTTTCTTTCAGAGATATGCTTTTAAGAAGTGGTTCGATGTATTCCTTATATGCAGGACTGAACATCTGACCGGTTGCATTCACATCTGAGTCTGCATTAAATATTGCATATATCAGATAACCCTGTTTTTGGCCTTGTGACTGACAGATGATAATATTCATTGTTTCATTGGCATTTTGAGTAGTATTGTTTCCAGGCATGGCCT contains:
- a CDS encoding YqhA family protein, with translation MIKIATLQKINSITNMQVITISLKDFRHSLEDNTEKLLYASRWVLSPMYILLIVVLILILIKFVGDVTRFISIMGTLTDNEWIVQVLELLDLTLVANLVLIVAFSGYENFISKIDVADSHIDRPSWMGRLDFSGLKLKIIGSVVAISLIELLQDFLNTTSNIDPNVEFWRIALHLTFVATGLVFAGMEILSEKRHEMKNKDQFSELENDF
- a CDS encoding DUF367 family protein, translating into MVKITVFHADECDRKKCTSIKMDKMGKCRLVYNINKVPSGAIVLNPYAEKAVSYEDYRYVHRRGIVGLDCSWNEVSSSKKFFSLSKYHRSLPFLIATNPVNYGKACILSTVEAVSATLYITRFKDEARDLMNGFKWGHTFLELNHDLLEAYSEADSSAEVVKVQNEFLAEKGINSEE